From a region of the Deltaproteobacteria bacterium genome:
- a CDS encoding NAD-dependent epimerase/dehydratase family protein: MKNARDVVDADLAGLRAALSGELARLAGKHVLIVGGAGFLGYYLVQTLTSANRLGAVQPKIRVTVWDSYARGLPAWLAALEGEPQLSLEQRSVTDPIGPDAGDFDYVVHAASIASPTYYKRHPIETMDANVNGLRNLLEYARRQADRARPLSGFLFFSSSEIYGDPPADAIPTPETYRGNVSCTGPRACYDESKRFGETLCVNFAQVHGVPVTMARPFNNIGPGLKISDRRVLPDFARDVLAGRPIEMLSDGGPRRTYCYVGDAIAGYYKILVRGRPGEPYNVGPESPEISVAELAERVARTAAELFGYRGGVIRARSTDATYLADNPVRRCPTIAKAREELGYAPAISLDDALRRSLLWYRDHPSAGDQ, translated from the coding sequence ATGAAGAACGCCCGGGACGTCGTCGACGCCGACCTCGCCGGACTGCGAGCGGCGCTCTCGGGCGAGCTCGCCCGGCTCGCCGGAAAGCACGTGCTGATCGTCGGGGGCGCCGGCTTTCTCGGCTACTACCTGGTCCAGACGCTGACCTCTGCGAACCGCCTCGGAGCGGTGCAGCCGAAGATCCGCGTGACGGTCTGGGACAGCTACGCGCGAGGACTTCCAGCCTGGCTCGCGGCGCTCGAGGGCGAGCCCCAGCTCTCGCTCGAGCAGCGAAGCGTGACCGACCCGATCGGGCCCGATGCCGGCGATTTCGACTACGTCGTGCACGCGGCCTCGATCGCGTCGCCGACCTACTACAAGCGCCACCCGATCGAGACGATGGACGCGAACGTGAACGGCCTGCGCAATCTGCTCGAGTACGCGCGCAGGCAGGCGGACCGAGCCCGGCCGCTCTCGGGGTTCCTGTTCTTCTCGTCGAGCGAGATCTACGGCGACCCGCCCGCCGACGCGATCCCCACGCCCGAGACCTACCGGGGCAACGTCTCGTGCACGGGACCGCGCGCCTGCTACGACGAATCGAAGCGTTTCGGCGAGACCCTGTGCGTGAACTTCGCGCAGGTGCACGGCGTGCCGGTGACGATGGCCCGGCCGTTCAACAACATCGGACCCGGGCTCAAGATCAGCGACCGCCGCGTGCTTCCCGACTTCGCGCGGGACGTGCTCGCGGGCCGACCGATCGAGATGCTCTCGGACGGCGGGCCGCGCCGGACCTACTGCTACGTGGGCGACGCGATCGCCGGCTATTACAAGATCCTGGTGCGCGGCCGTCCGGGCGAGCCGTACAACGTCGGGCCCGAGTCACCCGAGATCTCCGTGGCCGAGCTCGCCGAACGCGTCGCGCGAACCGCGGCCGAGCTCTTCGGCTATCGGGGAGGAGTGATTCGCGCGCGCTCCACCGACGCGACCTACCTCGCCGACAATCCCGTGCGGCGCTGTCCGACCATCGCCAAGGCGCGCGAGGAACTCGGCTACGCTCCGGCGATCTCGCTCGACGACGCGCTGCGGCGCTCGCTGCTCTGGTACCGCGATCATCCGAGCGCGGGGGACCAGTGA